From the genome of Gemmatimonadales bacterium, one region includes:
- a CDS encoding Ig-like domain-containing protein, which yields MAKIVGSRVPRLVARLAALTGCVLAVSYCGEQGRFGGITPPGGDTENPVVTVTFPGGAADTVVDITDSLKFTVRVTDNAQVAAIQVRVAGLGGFTLDTTVLDTTNTTATTDVTRSFTVPLPANAAGQRLAITATAADVTGNTATTTINVVVEDPQPPVITVRQPGSGASVAAGATLTVVVKATDPSGIDSMGVRLFQTRDALGQPRTITQVAKPRYSPRVESKTDTFQLTVPDTLNPGTYTVHAFAFDGSPSLNDTTSADVSIQVADTLAPFGTFLSPPQDSQVVAGDSLRITFRAQDRAGLDSVVFRGFQQRGDSALGTDQQILRFNVRVARLATQSDSVVLTRILDPVVSDSTPSDSVFLEATIFDVGGNRTKVLLRIRIVQGPFVRVSSPANGSRQPVGVPLAITLIGRDPDSVRILGFIARGVAPGADTLAVIAPPLQVQDTITRTLTVPASTALGVDTITPFGRDKLGKAVLGTPIVVSFEDRQKPTVTINLPNVANFPVTVGDSVRVNVRVEDNRGVAGVVFAGVALRGVDSLGTGTTVTRYVSRSVTLAQATDTTFTRYLRFLPGDSTSENVQIIVTAQDSSGNIGADTAQVRIVNGPVVSIVRPSDGSFTSVGKSVAIEVSGVDPQGVRILGWRATGVVTAQDSVIAIPSGGALPDALTFIDTLTIPVGTPLGNIVITPFGVDSLNDPSGTVGGVSITVQSVTGDVTPPLVTFTVDSRVEVDDSISVRATDASGITWVGFVVRQLGSSAIVRADSVLFSGALTDVTQRFQLTLDSISTYPRQVTIEAFARDAVVPTSNRGVSTTGTTPIASPAATDTLTVVAGKTIALPLGGQIGDAIYNRNRNELYLSNTTLNRLEIFQLNDSTFAPGIPIGSRPVGIALWPRDTLGSNADTVIVANSGGTNLSIVDVSAARVERRRHRLPNYLVQTVKTSTNAGGGLDIIVTEFDLSDRPLYVGATCRAGAIAACDSVLAVYSTTPTPAQPAPFTNRGYMAWENLRALAGAPSGHLFYEVGTASSAVGTDTVQIIAVRDTAPGLARRDTILGAGVGIIAGLTQLA from the coding sequence GGCGGCTTCACGCTCGACACCACGGTGCTCGACACCACCAACACGACCGCAACCACCGACGTCACGCGGTCGTTCACCGTGCCGCTCCCCGCCAACGCGGCGGGCCAGCGCCTCGCGATCACGGCCACCGCGGCCGACGTCACCGGCAACACCGCGACCACGACCATCAACGTCGTCGTCGAGGACCCGCAGCCGCCGGTCATCACCGTCCGGCAGCCGGGCAGCGGCGCGTCGGTCGCCGCGGGTGCCACGCTCACGGTCGTCGTCAAGGCGACGGATCCGTCGGGCATCGACTCGATGGGCGTTCGGCTCTTCCAAACCAGGGACGCGCTCGGCCAGCCGAGGACCATCACCCAGGTCGCGAAGCCCCGGTACTCGCCGCGCGTCGAGTCCAAGACCGACACCTTCCAGTTGACGGTCCCCGACACGCTGAACCCGGGGACGTATACGGTCCATGCCTTCGCCTTCGACGGCAGCCCGTCGCTCAACGACACCACCTCGGCCGACGTTTCGATCCAGGTGGCCGACACGCTGGCGCCGTTCGGGACCTTCCTCAGCCCGCCGCAGGATTCCCAGGTGGTGGCCGGCGACAGCCTGCGCATCACCTTCCGCGCCCAGGACCGCGCGGGTTTGGACAGCGTGGTGTTCCGCGGCTTCCAGCAGCGGGGCGACTCGGCGCTCGGCACGGACCAGCAGATCCTCCGGTTCAACGTCCGCGTGGCGCGTCTCGCCACCCAGTCGGACAGCGTGGTGCTCACGCGCATCCTCGATCCCGTGGTGAGCGACTCGACGCCGTCCGATTCCGTGTTCCTCGAGGCCACGATCTTCGACGTCGGCGGCAACCGGACCAAGGTGCTGCTGCGCATCCGGATCGTGCAGGGGCCGTTCGTCCGGGTGTCGTCGCCGGCGAACGGCAGCCGCCAGCCGGTCGGCGTCCCGCTGGCGATCACGCTGATCGGCCGCGACCCCGATAGCGTGCGCATCCTGGGCTTCATCGCCAGGGGCGTCGCGCCCGGCGCGGACACGCTCGCGGTGATCGCCCCGCCGCTCCAGGTGCAGGACACCATCACCCGCACCCTGACGGTGCCCGCCTCTACGGCGCTCGGCGTGGACACGATCACGCCGTTCGGCCGCGACAAGCTGGGCAAGGCCGTGCTCGGCACGCCCATCGTGGTGAGCTTCGAGGACCGCCAGAAGCCCACGGTGACGATCAACCTGCCTAACGTCGCCAACTTCCCGGTGACGGTCGGCGACAGCGTGCGCGTCAACGTGCGGGTCGAGGACAACCGCGGGGTCGCCGGGGTCGTGTTCGCCGGGGTGGCGCTCCGCGGGGTGGACTCGCTCGGCACCGGCACCACCGTGACGCGGTACGTGTCGCGATCGGTCACGCTGGCCCAGGCGACCGACACCACCTTCACCCGGTACCTGCGGTTTCTTCCCGGCGATTCCACGTCGGAGAACGTGCAGATCATCGTGACGGCGCAGGACTCCTCCGGCAACATCGGCGCCGACACCGCGCAGGTCCGCATCGTCAACGGGCCGGTCGTGTCGATCGTCCGGCCGTCCGACGGCTCGTTCACGTCGGTGGGCAAGAGCGTCGCGATCGAAGTCAGCGGCGTGGACCCGCAGGGCGTGCGCATCCTGGGCTGGCGGGCCACCGGCGTGGTCACGGCGCAGGACTCGGTCATCGCGATCCCCTCCGGGGGAGCGCTGCCAGATGCTCTGACGTTCATCGACACTCTGACGATCCCCGTGGGCACGCCCCTCGGCAACATCGTCATCACTCCATTCGGAGTGGACTCCCTGAACGACCCGTCGGGCACTGTCGGGGGCGTGTCGATCACGGTGCAGAGCGTCACCGGCGACGTGACGCCGCCCCTGGTCACGTTCACCGTCGACAGCCGCGTGGAGGTGGACGACAGCATCAGCGTGCGTGCCACCGACGCCAGCGGCATCACCTGGGTCGGCTTCGTCGTCCGGCAACTGGGGAGCAGCGCCATCGTGCGTGCCGACAGCGTGCTCTTCTCCGGCGCCCTCACCGACGTGACGCAGCGGTTCCAGCTCACGCTGGACAGCATCTCCACTTACCCGCGCCAAGTCACCATCGAGGCCTTCGCTCGTGACGCGGTAGTGCCGACCTCGAACCGCGGCGTCTCGACCACCGGGACCACGCCCATCGCGTCGCCGGCCGCGACGGACACGCTGACGGTGGTGGCGGGGAAGACGATCGCGCTGCCGCTGGGCGGCCAGATCGGCGACGCGATCTACAACCGGAACCGGAACGAGCTGTACCTCTCGAACACGACGCTCAACCGGCTCGAGATCTTCCAGCTCAACGACAGCACGTTCGCGCCGGGCATCCCGATCGGCTCGCGCCCGGTGGGGATCGCGCTGTGGCCGAGGGACACGCTCGGCAGCAACGCCGACACCGTGATCGTGGCGAACTCGGGCGGCACGAACCTGTCGATCGTGGACGTCTCGGCGGCCCGGGTGGAGCGCCGCCGGCACCGGCTGCCGAACTACCTCGTCCAGACGGTGAAAACGAGTACCAACGCCGGCGGCGGCCTCGACATCATCGTCACGGAGTTCGACCTGTCGGACCGCCCGCTCTACGTGGGCGCCACGTGCCGGGCGGGCGCGATAGCGGCGTGCGACAGCGTGCTGGCGGTCTACTCGACGACGCCGACGCCGGCGCAGCCAGCGCCGTTTACCAACCGCGGCTACATGGCGTGGGAGAACCTCCGGGCTCTGGCCGGGGCGCCGAGCGGCCACTTGTTCTACGAGGTCGGCACGGCCTCGTCGGCGGTCGGGACCGACACCGTGCAGATCATCGCGGTGCGCGACACGGCGCCGGGCCTGGCGCGCCGCGACACGATCCTGGGCGCCGGCGTCGGCATCATCGCGGGCCTCACCCAGCTGGC